The nucleotide sequence GTGCGTTTAAGATCCGCGGGGCTTACAACAAGATTGCGTCGCTGAGCGACGCGGAACGCGCGCGCGGCGTGGTCGCGGCGAGTGCAGGCAACCATGCCCAGGGGGTCGCCTACTCCGCGGCGCAGTTCGGGATCCGTGCCGTGATCGTCATGCCCGAATCCACGCCGCTTACGAAGGTGGACGGTGTACGCTATTACGGGGCGGAAGTCATCCTGCACGGCAACAACTACGATGAAGCCTATGCCCATGCCGTCGCGTACGGTACGGAGCACGGACTGGAGTTCGTCCACCCCTTCGAAGATGATGAGGTCATTGCGGGGCAGGGGACGATAGGCATGGAGCTGCTCGCATCGGGTGAACGCCCCGATGCGGTGGTCGTTCCTGTCGGCGGCGGCGGGCTCATCAGCGGCGTTGCCGCCGCGATCAAGCATCTTGACCCCTCCATTGAGGTGATCGGCGTGAGTGCGACCGGTGCCCCGGCCATGCGCCAGTCCTTTGAAGCAAAACGGCCCATCGATACGACCTCCGTGCGTACCATCGCCGACGGAATCGCCGTACGCGACACGTCGCCGAAAACACTGGATTACATCCTGGAGAGCGTCGATCGCTTTATCGGTGTCGATGATGAGGAGATCGCCAATGCGATCCTCTTCCTGCTGGAGAAACAGAAGCTCTCGGTCGAAGGGGCGGGAGCGGTCGGCGTTGCGGCGCTGCTGCATAAAAAACTGCCGCACCTCGTCGGAAAAAAAGTGGCCGTCGTGCTCTCCGGCGGGAACGTGGACGTTACGCTGCTCTCCGTTATTATCGAGAAGGGTCTGCTCAAATCCTTCCGGAAAATGAAGCTGACCGTCACGCTGGTTGACCGCCCGGGCTCTTTGATGCAGCTGACCGAGCTGCTCAAATCGCTCAATGCGAATATCGTTCACATTGCGTATGACCGCACCTCGACGGACCTTGATTACGGGGATGCCAACGTGACGATCCACCTGGAGACCAAAGGCGAGGCGCACCAGAACCAGATCCGCGACCTCTTGCACCGTCACGGTTACCTGAGTCAGGAAGGGCACTGACCTCTATGGCCAACGTCGTTGCGATCGACCTGGGGTCGAATACCTGCCGCGCTATCGAGTATGACTGCGCGACGGGCACCTTCGGCCGCCAAAGCGAACGGATCGTCAAGACCGCCGACCGGATGCATGAGACGGGGCGGATCGACGACGGGGCAGTCGCACGGGTCATCGAGGCGCTCAAAGAAACGGATGCCCTGTTCGACCTGGAAAAGACACCTTACCGCGCCGTGACGACCGCAGCCATGCGTATGGCGCAGAACAGCGATGAAGTGCTTGAACGGATTGCGGATGAGACCGGGGTCCGGTTTGAGATTATCGACGGCGACCGGGAGGCTTTTTATGCGCTGAAGGCAGCCCGCGCTCGTCTGGCGCAGCTCGGCATCTCCTCGGAATCGCTCTGTATGATCGACATCGGCGGCGGCTCGACCGAGGTGATCTTCTACCAAAACGGGGAGACGGTTTCAAAGAGTTTCCCTATCGGTATCGTGACCGTGGCCCAGCAGTGCGAAGACCCCGAGGAGATCAGGACCTTTGTGCAGCTGCAGCTGCTGCGTGAAGTGTACATCTTCGTCGATACCTACATCATCACCAAAGGGCGTCCTCTCACCTTCGTCATGACGGCTGGGACCCCGACGACGATTGCGGCGTTCCTGCAGGGAATGACCTACGACAGCTACGACCCGGCCAAGATCAACGGCTACAGACTCAGCAGGCCCGATTGCGAAAAGGCGCTGAAAGAGCTGCTGGCACTGGACGAGATGACGCGCACGCTGTATGTCGGTGTGGGACGCGAAGCGCTGATCGTGGCGGGGATCGTCATCGTCGAACTTTTTTACGAAGTGCTCGACTACAATGACGCAGTCGTGATCGACGACGGGGTCCGTGAAGGGGTCGCGATCGCCTTTTGCGAAGAGGCACGCGGCTAAATCCCCCATTCCCCTGTCTTTCAGCGAAAAACTTACCCCTGTTTAACGATTAATCGACTATAATTACCCCATTTTTATCTGATTTAGATAGAGTCTCGGAACCGATAGAACACTGTGCTATCTACGAGACGTTTTTACGAGGAGAAAGCCATGCAGATGAGTGGCGCACAGATGGTCATTGAGGCACTGAAACACGAAGGGGTCGATACCGTATTCGGTTACCCCGGCGGTGCCATTATGAACGTCTATGACGAGATATACAAACAAGATGATTTCCAACACATCCTGACCCGGCACGAGCAGGCGGCCGTGCATGCGGCAGAAGGGTATGCGAAGGTTACCGGCAAGGTCGGCGTGGCGATGGTCACTTCCGGTCCGGGCTTTACCAACGCCGTGACGGGAATCGCCGATGCGTATATGGACTCCATCCCCCTCGTCGTTATCAGCGGGCAGGTCCCGATGTCCCTGATCGGGACGGATGCCTTCCAGGAGATCGATTCCGTCGGGATCAGCCGCTCCTGTACGAAGCACAACTACCTGGTTACCGACGCGGCAGACCTGCCGCGGGTCCTGAAAGAGGCGTTCTACCTCGCTGCGACGGGGCGTCCCGGCCCGGTCCACGTCGACATCCCCAAGGATGTCACGGCCCAGATCGCCGAGTTTGACTACAGCCGCCCGGTGGAGATGGAGACCTATAAGCCGACCACCAAGGGCAATGCCCGCCAGATCAAGAAGGCGATCGATGCGATCGCCGCGGCCAAACGCCCGCTGCTTTACCTCGGCGGCGGTATCATCAGCGCTAATGCGGCGGAAGAAGTCCGTGCCTTCGCGAAACTGACGGGCATTCCGGCGGTTGAAACCTTCATGGCCCGCGGCACGATGGGCGCAGACAACCCGCTGGTGATCTCCATGCTGGGCATGCACGGCTCCTATGCCGCGAACATGGCAATGAGCGAGACCGACCTGGTCATCGGCCTGGGCGCACGTTTCGATGACCGTGTTACCGGGAAACTGAGTGAGTTCGCGAAGAATGCCGACGTCATCCATGTCGACATCGACCCGGCGAGCATCTCCAAGCTGGTCAATGCGGAGTACCCGATCGTCGGTGACGTCAAGTACGTCGTCGAGGAGATGACCGCCCTGGCACAAGGGAAGATCGACGCGGAACGCTTCGCCCCCTGGCTGGAGACGATCGAGCACTTCAACAAACTGCATCCGCTGGGCTACGACGAGGAACCCGGTGTTATCAAGCCGCAGTGGGTCATCGAACGCATCGGTCAGCTGCTGGGTGAAAAGGCGAATATCAGTACCGATGTCGGCCAGCACCAGATGTGGACGGCCCAGTTCTATCCCTTTTCGCGTCCGCGCCAGTTCATCAGTTCCGGCGGTCTGGGAACGATGGGCTTCGGTTTCCCGGCGGCGATGGGGGTCAAGCGCGGTGATATGGAGCGCGTCAGCATCAACGTCACGGGTGACGGTTCGATCCTGATGAATATCCAGGAGCTGATGACGTCGGTCGAATACAAACTGCCGGTCATAAACGTTATTCTGAACAACCACTTCCTGGGGATGGTCCGCCAGTGGCAGACACTGTTCTATGACAAGCGCTACTCTGAGACGGACCTCTCCATGCAGCCCAACTGGGTCGGGCTCGTCGAGAGCTTCGGCGGGGTCGGCTATAACGTCGAGACGAAAGAGGAGTTTGACGCCGCGCTCAAAGACGCCGTCGAGAAGAACGTCGTTGCCATGATCAACGTCAACGTTTCACGTTTCGAGAACGTTCTGCCGATGGTCCCGGCCGGCGGTTCGCTGTTCAATATGATGTTGGAATACAAGGATAAATGATGGAGAATGAAAGAAGAGTCGTTTCGGTCATCTTACAGAACGAGGCGAGCGCGCTCTCGCGGATCACGGACCTCTTTTCGGCCCGTGGCTACAATATCGAGTCGCTGACCGTCGCACCGATCCCGGAATCGAAATATTCGCGCCTCACCATCGCGACCTCCGGCTCCGTCCGGGTGATCGAACAGATTACGAAGCAGCTGCACAAGCTCATCCCGGTCCTGCGGGTCTATGAACATGCCGATCTCGTCGAGAAAGAGATGGCGATGGTCAAGTTCCCGATCACGGAGAACCTCTCCGACATCGAGACGCTGAGCAAGGCTTACAACGGCAAGATCGTCAACGTCGGCAACGACATGATCATCGCGATGGTCGCCGATGAGCCCAAGCGCGTTTCGCACTACCTCGAAGCCGTCAAGCGTTTCAACCCCAAAGAGATTGTCCGCAGCGGTACCGTGGCACTGGAGCGCTAGGTGCGACTCTCTCTGATCGCGGAAGCACTCGGTACGGCGCTGCCGGGTGAAGAGCGCGAGATCCGTGCTATGAATACGCTGGCGGATGCGTCGGCAGAAGAACTCTCCTACCTTTCAGACAACCGTTACATCAACTCCCTGAAAATGACAAAGGCCGCAGCGGTGCTGGTCAAAGCGGATGCCGTCGATGCCGTTCCGGAGCACTGCGTCGCGCTTGTGTGCGAGGATGTCTCTCTTTGCATGGCGAAGGCGACATCCCTCTTTACTCCGCCGCTGATCGACCACGATGCCGCCGAACCGCTTATCGGAGCGGAGAGCTTTATCGACCCGCGTGCCAATCTCGAGAAGGGGGCCGTGATCGGCAGCGGTGTCACGGTGATGGCCGGTGCCTATGTCGGTTCGGGCGCCGTCATCGGTGATGATACGGTGATTTTCCCCAATGCGACGATCTACCGCGACTGCCGGATCGGGGCACGCTGCCGCATTCACGGCGGAACGACCATCGGTGCGGACGGCTTCGGTTATGCGCATACGGCGCAGGGCGAACACGTCAAGATCTATCAAAACGGCAATGTCATCATCGAAGACGACGTCGAAATCGGCGCGAACTGTTCGATTGACCGGGCACTCTTCAACTCCACCGTCATCCGCCGCGGTGCGAAGATCGACAACAACGTGCACATCGGCCACAACTGTGATATCGGAGAGCACTGTATCTTCGTCGCGCAGGTCGGCGTCGGCGGTTCGACGCATCTGGGACGCAACTGTGTCGTCAGCGGCCAGACGGCATTCTCGGATCACCTGGAGATCGCCCCGTTTACAACGTTTACCGCGCGTTCCGGCGTGACGAAATCCATCAAGGAGAGCGGCAAGATCTTCAGTGGCTACCCGCTGATGGAACACCGCCTCTGGAGCCGGCTGCAAAGCCGGCTGTCAAAGCTGGCCAAAGAGGGGATCAGCACAAAAAAGCGAGTCAAAACCCATGAAGTTGAGTGAAATCTGCGAAAAACTTGGCATTGCATACAACGGTGAGGAGCGGGAGATCGCGGGTCTCAATGCGCTGCAGGAGGCGGGGCAGGATGAAGTGAGCTTTCTGGAGAACCCGAAATACGCTTCACAGCTCTCCGCCACGAATGCCGCGGCCGTACTGGTGACGGCGTCCATGGCGCAGCAGTTGCCGGCACACTCTATCCCCCTGATCGTCGACGAACCCTATATCGTACTGGCGAAAGCCTCTGCCTTTTTCGCACCCCAGCGCCTTGAACACGATCTGCCGGAGACCGCCGTCGGCGAAGGGACGGTGATCGAGGAGGGTGCCTTTGTTGCCAAGGGAAGCCGTATCGGAGCGAACTGCCATATCATGCCCGGTGTCTTTATCGGAAACAATGTCACCATCGGCGACAACACGATCCTTTACCCCAATGTCACGGTCTACCGCGACTGTGTGATCGGCCGCGACTGCATTATCCATGCGGGGACGGTGATCGGCAGCGACGGCTTCGGCTTCGCGACGACCAAGCTGGGCGAGCACATCAAGATCTATCAAAACGGGAACGTCGTCATCGAAGATGATGTCGAGATCGGCTCCAACACGACCATCGACCGTGCCGTCTTCAAGAGTACGGTGATCAAAAAAGGGGTACGGATCGACAACCTGGTGCAGGTCGGGCACAACTGTGTCATCGGCGAATTCAGCGTCCTGGTCTCGCAGGTGGGGCTTGCCGGCTCCTCCCGCCTGGGACGCAACGTCGTCATGGGCGGCCAGAGCGCAACGGCCGGCCACCTCTCCATTGCACCGTTTACGACGATCGCCGCGCGCGGCGGCGTGACGAAGAACGTCGACAAAGGCGGTGTCTACGGCGGGTTCCCGCTGATGGAACACAAGCTCTGGCTGAAACTCCAGGGCAAACTCGCACGTCTGCTCAAAGCGTAACTAAACGCCGCTTTTCTGCACGGCGGTGCAGCACAATCTCTTTTTCTTTTTTTGTAAATTTTCGGAGTGGAATAGATGAGGGCGGGGCGGCGCAAAGCGCCATCCCCGTAAGCATCAGTAGGCTTTGACGAAGTCGGCGATCCGCGCGATGCCTTCGCGGATGTTTTCGATGTCGGTGGCAAAACTGAAGCGGAAGTAGCCGTCCATGCCGAAGCCAAGTCCCGGTACGACCGCGACCTCTTTCTCTGCGAGCAGGCGTTTGCAGAAGGTCATGGAGTCTTCAGTGATCTCTTTGATGTTGACGAAGAGGTAAAAGGCACCGTCCGGCGAGAGTACGGAGAGGCCGTCGATGGCGTTGAAGCGTTCGACCGCTTCGTCGCGGCGTGCCATGAAAGCCTGGCGCATCATCTCGATCTCATCATCCGCAGAGCCGTCGAGGCCCTTGATGGCGGCGTACTGGGTGATGGAATTGATGTTGGATGTACTCTGGCTCTGCAGGTCTTTGGTCGCTTTGATCATTTTGGCATCTGCGGAAGCCATGTAGCCGAAACGCCACCCCGTCATCGCAACGGATTTGCTCAGCCCGTTGATGGTAACGGTACGCTTGAACATGTCGTCGCTGATAGACGCGGCGGAGGTGAACTCCCCTTTGTAGACGAGTTTTTCGTACATCTCATCGCTGGCGACGATGATGCCGGTGCCTTTGAGGACTTCTGCCAGTGCTTCGAGCTC is from Sulfurimonas sp. HSL-1656 and encodes:
- the ilvA gene encoding threonine ammonia-lyase, with the protein product MFPFSKIEQAAERIGGVVTKTPYAFAPYLSEMSGCEVYLKKENLQITGAFKIRGAYNKIASLSDAERARGVVAASAGNHAQGVAYSAAQFGIRAVIVMPESTPLTKVDGVRYYGAEVILHGNNYDEAYAHAVAYGTEHGLEFVHPFEDDEVIAGQGTIGMELLASGERPDAVVVPVGGGGLISGVAAAIKHLDPSIEVIGVSATGAPAMRQSFEAKRPIDTTSVRTIADGIAVRDTSPKTLDYILESVDRFIGVDDEEIANAILFLLEKQKLSVEGAGAVGVAALLHKKLPHLVGKKVAVVLSGGNVDVTLLSVIIEKGLLKSFRKMKLTVTLVDRPGSLMQLTELLKSLNANIVHIAYDRTSTDLDYGDANVTIHLETKGEAHQNQIRDLLHRHGYLSQEGH
- a CDS encoding phosphatase, producing the protein MANVVAIDLGSNTCRAIEYDCATGTFGRQSERIVKTADRMHETGRIDDGAVARVIEALKETDALFDLEKTPYRAVTTAAMRMAQNSDEVLERIADETGVRFEIIDGDREAFYALKAARARLAQLGISSESLCMIDIGGGSTEVIFYQNGETVSKSFPIGIVTVAQQCEDPEEIRTFVQLQLLREVYIFVDTYIITKGRPLTFVMTAGTPTTIAAFLQGMTYDSYDPAKINGYRLSRPDCEKALKELLALDEMTRTLYVGVGREALIVAGIVIVELFYEVLDYNDAVVIDDGVREGVAIAFCEEARG
- a CDS encoding acetolactate synthase large subunit; translation: MQMSGAQMVIEALKHEGVDTVFGYPGGAIMNVYDEIYKQDDFQHILTRHEQAAVHAAEGYAKVTGKVGVAMVTSGPGFTNAVTGIADAYMDSIPLVVISGQVPMSLIGTDAFQEIDSVGISRSCTKHNYLVTDAADLPRVLKEAFYLAATGRPGPVHVDIPKDVTAQIAEFDYSRPVEMETYKPTTKGNARQIKKAIDAIAAAKRPLLYLGGGIISANAAEEVRAFAKLTGIPAVETFMARGTMGADNPLVISMLGMHGSYAANMAMSETDLVIGLGARFDDRVTGKLSEFAKNADVIHVDIDPASISKLVNAEYPIVGDVKYVVEEMTALAQGKIDAERFAPWLETIEHFNKLHPLGYDEEPGVIKPQWVIERIGQLLGEKANISTDVGQHQMWTAQFYPFSRPRQFISSGGLGTMGFGFPAAMGVKRGDMERVSINVTGDGSILMNIQELMTSVEYKLPVINVILNNHFLGMVRQWQTLFYDKRYSETDLSMQPNWVGLVESFGGVGYNVETKEEFDAALKDAVEKNVVAMINVNVSRFENVLPMVPAGGSLFNMMLEYKDK
- the ilvN gene encoding acetolactate synthase small subunit, which encodes MMENERRVVSVILQNEASALSRITDLFSARGYNIESLTVAPIPESKYSRLTIATSGSVRVIEQITKQLHKLIPVLRVYEHADLVEKEMAMVKFPITENLSDIETLSKAYNGKIVNVGNDMIIAMVADEPKRVSHYLEAVKRFNPKEIVRSGTVALER
- the lpxD gene encoding UDP-3-O-(3-hydroxymyristoyl)glucosamine N-acyltransferase, translating into MRLSLIAEALGTALPGEEREIRAMNTLADASAEELSYLSDNRYINSLKMTKAAAVLVKADAVDAVPEHCVALVCEDVSLCMAKATSLFTPPLIDHDAAEPLIGAESFIDPRANLEKGAVIGSGVTVMAGAYVGSGAVIGDDTVIFPNATIYRDCRIGARCRIHGGTTIGADGFGYAHTAQGEHVKIYQNGNVIIEDDVEIGANCSIDRALFNSTVIRRGAKIDNNVHIGHNCDIGEHCIFVAQVGVGGSTHLGRNCVVSGQTAFSDHLEIAPFTTFTARSGVTKSIKESGKIFSGYPLMEHRLWSRLQSRLSKLAKEGISTKKRVKTHEVE
- the lpxD gene encoding UDP-3-O-(3-hydroxymyristoyl)glucosamine N-acyltransferase — translated: MKLSEICEKLGIAYNGEEREIAGLNALQEAGQDEVSFLENPKYASQLSATNAAAVLVTASMAQQLPAHSIPLIVDEPYIVLAKASAFFAPQRLEHDLPETAVGEGTVIEEGAFVAKGSRIGANCHIMPGVFIGNNVTIGDNTILYPNVTVYRDCVIGRDCIIHAGTVIGSDGFGFATTKLGEHIKIYQNGNVVIEDDVEIGSNTTIDRAVFKSTVIKKGVRIDNLVQVGHNCVIGEFSVLVSQVGLAGSSRLGRNVVMGGQSATAGHLSIAPFTTIAARGGVTKNVDKGGVYGGFPLMEHKLWLKLQGKLARLLKA
- a CDS encoding pyridoxal phosphate-dependent aminotransferase; the protein is MQLTDRVNVLSESITIAVTALAQELRAQGKDVLSFSAGEPDFGTPRVIKDAAIAAIESDKTRYTAVDGIPELKKAVIEKLKRDNGLHYEMNQVIVNNGAKHSLFNLFSATVQEGDEVIIPAPYWVTYPELVKYCGGTPVEILTDDASGFKITPQQLQDAITPKTKMLILTTPSNPTGAVYSKAELEALAEVLKGTGIIVASDEMYEKLVYKGEFTSAASISDDMFKRTVTINGLSKSVAMTGWRFGYMASADAKMIKATKDLQSQSTSNINSITQYAAIKGLDGSADDEIEMMRQAFMARRDEAVERFNAIDGLSVLSPDGAFYLFVNIKEITEDSMTFCKRLLAEKEVAVVPGLGFGMDGYFRFSFATDIENIREGIARIADFVKAY